Proteins found in one Trichoplusia ni isolate ovarian cell line Hi5 unplaced genomic scaffold, tn1 tig00003702, whole genome shotgun sequence genomic segment:
- the LOC113508050 gene encoding glutathione S-transferase 1-1-like, translated as MNPQKEIPVLDDDGFFLSESVAIMQYICDKYKPGSSLYPTDPKARAIVNQRLLFNLTTYYANVAPYTMAPIFFAYERTPEGLKRVHMALEVFETYLTRLGSSYAAGDQLTIADFPLINTTMTLEAVGVDFSKYAKINQWYNNFKNNHPDLWKISAAGMKEIKHFDANPPDLSHLNHPIHPARKQKA; from the exons ATGAACCCCCAAAAAGAAATCCCTGTATTGGACGATGACGGGTTCTTCTTGAGCGAGAGTGTCGCTATTATGCAGTACATTTGCGATAAATACAAGCCAGGGTCATCTTTGTACCCCACGGATCCGAAAGCCAG gGCCATTGTTAACCAACGTCTGCTGTTTAACTTGACGACTTATTACGCTAATGTAGCACCTTACACG ATGGCCCCTATCTTCTTCGCTTACGAGCGTACCCCAGAAGGCTTGAAGCGAGTCCACATGGCTTTAGAAGTATTCGAAACCTATCTCACACGTCTAGGCTCCAGCTACGCCGCCGGTGACCAGTTGACCATCGCAGATTTCCCTCTCATTAACACTACCATGACCCTAGAAGCCGTTGGTGTGGACTTCTCGAAATATGCTAAG ataaaCCAATGGTATAATAACTTCAAGAATAATCATCCGGACTTATGGAAGATCTCAGCAGCCGGCATGAAAGAGATCAAACACTTCGACGCTAACCCACCGGACTTGTCTCATCTTAATCATCCCATTCATCCGGCTAGGAAACAAAAAGCCTAA